TTATCGAGTATAATTCCCCTTTTTTCTTATTAAGTTGTGCAACAAAAAGATATAAAATATCGCTGGTACTTTTTGTTCTATATTTTAGTTAGCCTTTACGACCACTTGTGATTCCTGATTTGTATTGAAGATCTTTGTTTCATTGTTGGTATACTTGTAGGGCGCAGTTACACTTTATGGAGTGCATTTGGTTTATCGGCTTTGCTTGGATCTATTAAGCTTTCTCCTCGCATTGCATATTCTTCTGATGGTGAGAAGTTTATGGTTATGATAATTTGAATTAAACATTCTATATGTGTACCAGCGCTCTTTTCTAAATGCAGCATGTTATTCTTGCCTTGGAAAGTGTGGTCTAATTAATTTTATGTGAATATTTGCTCTTTTCTAATGACATTCTAGGTCTTGATGGTCTATTGGATGAACATCATTTGGGCTTGTTCGGTGATTCAGATACTGAAGAAGGTCGTCGATCTCTCTTAATGACTTTAAGGAAGCTGTTGGTTCCTCTCTTGTTTGTGATTACTGTGTTGATGAACTGGGGTCATCCAATAATTATTGCAGCTAAAGTCACTATTATTCTTCTTACGACAAAGCCAAGCCCTTTATCAGTTTATGTCCTTGTCGAACAGGTAAAGGACCATTCTTTCTATACATTCTGTCCAAGTCCCTCATCTGCGCTAGAGCAGGGGCAGAATAGCTGGATTCATCGTCATTTTCTGGTGGATTAATTAACATGTTTCCTTTTATATATCTTCTCTGTCTATTCCATAGAAATTGTGAATGGAGTTTGTATTTTAGCGTGCATATAGCATCATCTCAATCAAGAGGTAGATATCTGACATGTTTTGCTCACACTTGATGTGAAATATTTCAGTTGCGACATCAAGCAGTTCGCCAACAACCATTCATCTATAAGTTCAAGGTTAGTTTCATGATCTAGCTCCTCGGTGTAGTATGAGGATGGATGCTGCTGGCATTTTAATTCAAGTTCAAGTAGTCAAAATAGCCAAATTAATTGCACTCATGCAGTTGATACTATAGCACATCGTGAAATAGGATGTGGCACCTTTCAATTAGAAAACATATGCTCATTGTTTTAATGTGACTTACTGACAGAGGTGGATTTAGGGGGACGGAAGGGTGTTCACCCGAACCCCCTTCGCtgaaaaattacactgtgtatataaggcaaaatctgttttttacctctataCATTATGTTTTGAATTCCCTCGACATAACCCAAAAGCATAGCTTAGTGGTCAAGGGAGTTCAAAACCTTTGTAAGGTCATTGGTTATATTCCCATTAGCTACAACCtttttaactttttctttttttgatccCCTTAGCGGAAATCTTGCTTCGGCACTACTTACTGATACTTGTAGCTGTCCTCTTAAACTTTTTCCTGCAGTCATTATATGCAAAGAAAGTTGAAGTTGCAGATTATCTGTTTCTCTCTGTGGCTAAGGTCGAACTAAAAGATCAGGAGTTTACTCTTGTTGGAATTCTGGGGAGTTGGTGGCTTTTGCCCCTATCTTCATGGCAAGAGGCGTCGTCTCTGCTTAAGAGCAAAATTTTGAAGAATTTAAGCTAAGGTCAGCTGCTAATTAGATCAGATTGAGTTAAATTTATCTTTGTTGTAGGTAATTATATTTTCTCTGTAGATTCGATAGAAAACATGGAAGGCAATCTATGTTCATACTTGGAGTGCACCAGAATTAGATGATTTGTTCGTGATTTTTGCTTTTGAATTATACTTCACTTGTATCTTCAGAACTAGTTCATTTGGGTCCAAAAAG
This genomic stretch from Nicotiana sylvestris chromosome 9, ASM39365v2, whole genome shotgun sequence harbors:
- the LOC104219646 gene encoding uncharacterized protein isoform X2, coding for MRCLKPQVYSRVSKSAGGSNFETFHHYFRKVQNSGRSYTLWSAFGLSALLGSIKLSPRIAYSSDGLDGLLDEHHLGLFGDSDTEEGRRSLLMTLRKLLVPLLFVITVLMNWGHPIIIAAKVTIILLTTKPSPLSVYVLVEQLRHQAVRQQPFIYKFKSLYAKKVEVADYLFLSVAKVELKDQEFTLVGILGSWWLLPLSSWQEASSLLKSKILKNLS
- the LOC104219646 gene encoding uncharacterized protein isoform X1, with amino-acid sequence MSAVRYLQPFGTSLASPYFHLSRSTIPFDGKFAPLKTFMRCLKPQVYSRVSKSAGGSNFETFHHYFRKVQNSGRSYTLWSAFGLSALLGSIKLSPRIAYSSDGLDGLLDEHHLGLFGDSDTEEGRRSLLMTLRKLLVPLLFVITVLMNWGHPIIIAAKVTIILLTTKPSPLSVYVLVEQLRHQAVRQQPFIYKFKSLYAKKVEVADYLFLSVAKVELKDQEFTLVGILGSWWLLPLSSWQEASSLLKSKILKNLS